In one window of Campylobacter hepaticus DNA:
- a CDS encoding citrate synthase, which translates to MSNSITITDNRNGKSYEFPIYEGTIGPSVVDMSNFYKQTGMFSYDEGLTSTAVCKSQITYIDGENGILMHRGYPIEWLAQNKLYLDVVYLLLYKELPDAPRLEAFRYEMKKRSFIHEGMHRLFDSFPDNAHPMAVLQGAVSSLSAFYPDHLNMNVKKEYMEMAARIIAKIPTIVAAAYRYKHGFPMAYPNLDRGFTENFLYMLRTYPYNHVKLKPIEVKALDTVFMLHADHEQNASTSTVRAVGSTHAHPYACISAGIGALWGHAHGGANEGVIRMLEQIASVDKVDEYIKKAKDKNDPFRLMGFGHRVYKNFDPRAKVLKKLRDQLIDELDIDTNLIKVATRIEEIALQDEYFVKRGLYPNVDFHSGLILKALGIPNEMFATLFVIGRTPGWIAQWIEQKEQENLKIVRPRQLYLGPVHTI; encoded by the coding sequence ATGTCAAATTCCATTACCATAACTGATAATAGAAATGGAAAAAGTTATGAATTTCCCATATATGAAGGCACTATTGGTCCAAGTGTTGTAGATATGTCAAATTTTTATAAACAAACAGGAATGTTTTCTTATGATGAGGGTTTAACTTCTACGGCGGTTTGCAAATCTCAAATCACTTATATTGATGGAGAAAATGGAATTTTGATGCATCGTGGTTATCCTATAGAATGGCTTGCACAAAATAAACTTTATTTAGATGTAGTATATCTTTTGCTTTATAAAGAACTTCCAGATGCACCACGTCTTGAAGCTTTTCGCTATGAAATGAAAAAACGATCTTTTATTCATGAGGGTATGCACCGTCTTTTTGATTCTTTTCCTGATAATGCGCACCCTATGGCTGTGCTACAAGGTGCGGTTTCATCGCTAAGTGCTTTTTATCCTGATCATTTAAACATGAACGTTAAAAAAGAATACATGGAAATGGCCGCACGTATTATCGCAAAAATTCCAACTATAGTGGCCGCGGCTTATCGTTATAAACATGGTTTTCCTATGGCTTATCCTAATTTAGATAGAGGCTTTACCGAAAATTTTTTATATATGTTAAGGACCTATCCTTATAATCATGTAAAACTTAAACCTATAGAAGTTAAAGCACTTGATACGGTGTTTATGTTGCATGCAGATCATGAACAAAATGCTTCAACCTCTACTGTGCGTGCAGTAGGTTCTACTCATGCACATCCTTATGCTTGTATTTCAGCGGGTATTGGAGCACTTTGGGGACATGCCCATGGTGGAGCTAATGAGGGTGTTATTAGAATGCTTGAACAAATAGCTAGTGTAGATAAAGTTGATGAATACATTAAAAAAGCTAAAGATAAAAATGATCCTTTTCGTTTAATGGGTTTTGGTCATAGGGTATATAAAAACTTTGATCCTCGTGCTAAAGTGCTTAAAAAACTTCGTGATCAACTTATTGATGAGTTAGACATTGATACTAATTTAATCAAAGTAGCAACCCGCATAGAAGAGATCGCTTTGCAAGATGAGTATTTTGTTAAAAGAGGTTTGTATCCTAATGTAGATTTTCATAGTGGGCTTATCTTAAAGGCTTTGGGTATTCCAAATGAAATGTTTGCTACCTTATTTGTTATAGGACGCACTCCAGGTTGGATAGCCCAGTGGATAGAACAAAAAGAACAAGAAAATCTTAAAATCGTTCGTCCAAGACAACTTTATTTAGGTCCAGTGCATACTATTTAA
- a CDS encoding 3'(2'),5'-bisphosphate nucleotidase CysQ: protein MLNLDKLLQIAIKASKQASKAILKERKNLQIWKKEDKSPLTSADLASNQILSDVLGSTDIQILSEENLLAPQKCENLKLFWLVDPLDGTSGFLKGSDEFCVMISLIYENRPVLALIENPSKGEIFYAHAKTKVYKNDTVLHIHQEQYQKNKFKALLSVNHLSKEDENFAKEHKLQALNIGSGLKFCAILEGRAGVYKRFENLHIWDIVAGDFLVNQNGGFMGDFHKQYIAYHPLNHKARPFICVSSKDFLEDFL from the coding sequence ATGCTTAATCTTGATAAATTATTACAAATTGCTATAAAAGCTAGTAAACAAGCTTCTAAAGCGATTTTAAAAGAAAGAAAAAATTTACAAATTTGGAAAAAAGAAGATAAAAGTCCTTTAACTTCAGCTGATCTTGCTTCTAACCAAATTTTAAGCGATGTTTTAGGATCTACAGATATTCAGATTTTATCTGAAGAAAATTTACTTGCACCGCAAAAATGTGAAAATTTAAAGCTTTTTTGGCTTGTTGATCCTCTTGATGGAACCAGTGGATTTTTAAAAGGAAGTGATGAATTTTGTGTTATGATAAGCTTGATTTATGAAAACCGTCCTGTTTTAGCTCTTATAGAAAATCCCTCAAAAGGAGAGATTTTTTATGCCCATGCAAAAACTAAGGTTTATAAAAACGATACAGTATTACACATTCATCAAGAACAATACCAAAAAAACAAATTCAAAGCTTTGCTTAGTGTAAACCATCTTAGCAAAGAAGATGAAAATTTTGCCAAAGAACATAAACTACAAGCTCTTAATATAGGATCAGGACTTAAATTTTGTGCTATTTTAGAAGGTAGGGCTGGAGTTTATAAAAGATTTGAAAATCTTCATATTTGGGATATCGTAGCAGGAGATTTTTTAGTTAATCAAAACGGAGGATTTATGGGAGATTTTCATAAGCAATACATCGCCTATCATCCTTTAAATCATAAAGCTAGACCTTTTATTTGTGTTTCTTCTAAAGACTTTTTGGAAGATTTTTTATAA
- a CDS encoding autotransporter outer membrane beta-barrel domain-containing protein — MASSKKLILSLATISCLSSLALAQIYEGYTHINSHQTNSKTISSGKGQDKSGLIWIEKMANIRVNNSPAINIEKDANIYLFYNQGIIQAQGNYSSIQIGMDNELNNATIKYFYNAGAIGGSKFGLALYDKFPKQATIHLFTNEGVLQGNEAGILIRINIDTFNNEQYIYASTNNGIWIAPNVNINHFNNQGLIFGQQRGLVINQANIDTFNNKGIIGGENNSGINFKDKTNINTFTNEGLIFHNSQSSNSNENYGIYFQGENNGKIQLDSFKNSGIIYASNGDGILFEGKDTQIGNFINTGIIVGNHSNSSNNASVLIGRPDKNHGNTTIDLFLNEGLIGSNMAKYGVKFDSGNDSNGGNNNRHKATVKHFINTATIQAKDTALHLSNTTITDFLNMDTIKAENGKAIETLKQTRITNFINAGTIKSESSSQEAIKFAHSIIDNILNTGNIEGKKQAIIFNGSNVKNFINSGTIKSTNNDQSNAIEVNGNRTINNFINSGTIYGNDTIRFNKTAKINYVYNTSIIYGGNTSVHVYGGNIDHFVNKGIIANDKTVNYGAAIKLENGGTIKHITNTGLIASKKAGISVTYGKFGTITLEEGSIVYGEHFGVCIAQWQNLDELIIVGSSQIASGIYSNHYGIFLGTGSQASKIELKNQAVVQAKQNAIKLENQANLSGLNIDNSTIKSGQEAILNAKGKIADINVNNGALIQSYSNTAISNLGTIDKITISGTNTKIIGDIQNKGTITSGITIQNDAQIQGQLVNEGTIKADANGKSRKRRSLDESQQSDEESKAAILIKESGQITSTSGKAGIINKDKGKIEGNIISKSSNTISLENQGSVTGNISNSGTGNLMIENKNNGSNSATISGSIMNTNSGNVILDNSATITQGITNQGTGNLMITNQSGASIENISNESSGDVMLNNTGSITKGITNSGNGNLNLTNQENATISGGITNSGSGTLMLNNFGSIGTNTDGYNISNEGSGSVNITSWTIRTGSNNKLQTLTVGGKSANSVMVGNLIVDQGNLNMDELNDIKNLVKGVSLNNIKKIKTNGGGEMILNYDALSGKISTDFNLNASIIGASFRSLNASSIKRNAFVDGLMNNMNLSLTFNPNHFNLNTNLTFNEDNLYASINDYIQSDIQTYTHDNIKEHALVILPYFSSQSVELSLNEKSKGHIKGNILAYSTLKESGTYSFYAGYEDTKMNSYYFDVKNRTYYTGIKYFNTLFYTDNNQEVYIKAQAKAAFIKNEFLKKIANNEASANPNAYTYGGGIDLGMNFILGSHMLTPQIGLGYEGSYMQAYSIKDIKGRASVQKGERIYKNINNLFSTKASFAYFKDWLPYLKTSIELGAKLYMNTTIHTKARFGTIKVEDEINLARIQRFANASLILPLNQSFIMSMNYNAQNSKDATTHTAYAQFSYLW, encoded by the coding sequence ATGGCTTCTTCCAAAAAACTTATTTTATCTTTAGCTACTATTTCTTGTTTAAGCTCTTTAGCCCTAGCTCAAATTTATGAAGGTTACACTCATATTAATTCTCATCAAACAAATTCAAAAACCATAAGTTCTGGTAAAGGTCAAGACAAATCTGGTCTTATTTGGATAGAAAAAATGGCCAATATAAGAGTTAATAACTCACCAGCTATAAATATTGAAAAAGATGCTAATATTTACCTTTTTTATAATCAAGGAATCATTCAAGCTCAAGGAAATTATTCTAGTATACAAATAGGAATGGATAATGAATTAAATAATGCCACAATAAAGTACTTTTATAATGCAGGAGCTATAGGAGGAAGTAAATTTGGTCTTGCTCTTTATGATAAATTCCCAAAACAAGCTACAATACATCTTTTTACTAATGAAGGTGTATTACAAGGAAATGAAGCAGGAATATTGATTAGAATTAATATAGATACTTTTAATAATGAACAATATATTTATGCTTCTACCAATAACGGTATATGGATAGCACCTAATGTAAATATTAATCATTTTAATAATCAAGGTCTCATATTTGGACAACAAAGAGGTTTAGTTATTAATCAAGCTAATATAGATACTTTTAATAATAAAGGCATTATAGGAGGTGAAAATAATTCAGGTATTAATTTTAAAGATAAAACTAATATAAATACTTTCACCAATGAAGGTCTTATATTTCATAATTCACAATCATCAAATTCAAATGAAAATTATGGAATCTATTTTCAAGGAGAAAATAATGGAAAGATACAATTAGATTCTTTTAAAAACTCAGGTATTATATATGCTTCAAATGGTGATGGTATTTTATTTGAAGGCAAAGATACACAAATAGGAAACTTCATTAATACAGGTATTATTGTAGGTAATCATAGTAATAGTTCTAATAATGCTAGTGTACTTATAGGAAGACCTGATAAAAACCATGGTAATACTACTATAGATCTTTTTTTAAATGAGGGTCTAATAGGAAGTAATATGGCTAAGTATGGGGTTAAGTTTGATAGTGGTAATGATAGCAATGGTGGCAATAACAATCGTCACAAAGCTACAGTCAAACATTTTATCAATACTGCTACCATACAAGCTAAAGACACTGCATTGCATTTAAGTAATACTACTATTACTGATTTCTTAAATATGGATACTATTAAAGCTGAAAATGGCAAAGCCATAGAAACTTTAAAACAAACAAGAATTACTAATTTTATTAATGCTGGGACTATAAAAAGTGAGAGTTCAAGTCAAGAAGCTATTAAGTTTGCACATTCAATTATTGATAATATTCTTAATACAGGAAATATAGAAGGTAAAAAACAAGCTATTATTTTTAATGGTTCAAATGTTAAAAACTTTATCAATAGTGGGACTATTAAGAGTACTAATAACGATCAAAGTAATGCTATAGAAGTAAATGGTAATAGAACTATTAACAATTTCATTAATAGTGGGACTATTTATGGTAATGATACTATTAGATTTAACAAAACAGCAAAAATTAATTATGTTTATAATACAAGTATTATATATGGTGGCAACACAAGTGTACATGTATATGGTGGCAATATTGATCATTTTGTCAATAAAGGCATCATTGCCAATGATAAAACTGTAAATTACGGTGCTGCTATAAAATTAGAAAATGGTGGAACCATAAAACATATAACCAATACAGGTCTTATAGCCTCCAAAAAAGCTGGCATCTCTGTAACTTATGGTAAGTTTGGTACCATTACTTTAGAAGAAGGTAGTATAGTTTATGGAGAACATTTTGGTGTTTGCATAGCACAGTGGCAAAATTTAGATGAACTTATTATAGTTGGAAGCTCTCAAATAGCTAGTGGAATTTATAGTAATCATTATGGAATTTTTTTAGGCACAGGATCTCAAGCTTCTAAAATAGAACTAAAAAATCAAGCTGTAGTTCAAGCAAAACAAAATGCGATTAAATTAGAAAATCAAGCTAATTTAAGCGGACTTAACATTGATAACTCAACAATAAAATCAGGACAAGAAGCTATTTTAAACGCAAAAGGTAAAATAGCAGATATAAATGTAAATAATGGAGCATTAATTCAATCATATTCTAATACAGCTATAAGTAATTTAGGAACTATCGATAAAATAACCATAAGTGGAACAAATACCAAAATTATAGGTGATATTCAAAACAAAGGCACTATAACATCTGGCATAACAATACAAAATGACGCTCAAATACAAGGACAATTAGTCAACGAAGGCACCATAAAAGCTGATGCTAATGGTAAAAGCAGAAAACGCCGCTCCCTTGATGAAAGCCAACAAAGTGATGAAGAAAGCAAAGCAGCTATTCTTATAAAAGAATCAGGACAAATCACTTCAACTAGTGGTAAAGCTGGCATAATAAACAAAGATAAAGGAAAAATAGAAGGTAATATCATAAGCAAAAGTTCAAATACCATTAGCCTAGAAAACCAAGGTAGTGTAACAGGAAATATATCTAACTCTGGAACAGGTAATTTAATGATAGAAAATAAAAACAATGGTAGCAATAGTGCCACCATCTCAGGTTCTATCATGAATACAAACTCAGGTAATGTAATACTTGATAATAGTGCTACTATAACTCAAGGCATCACAAATCAAGGAACAGGTAATTTAATGATAACTAACCAAAGTGGTGCTAGCATTGAAAATATTAGCAATGAAAGCTCAGGCGATGTAATGCTTAACAACACTGGTTCTATAACAAAAGGTATAACAAACTCTGGTAATGGTAATCTAAACCTAACCAACCAAGAAAATGCCACCATAAGTGGAGGTATAACAAACTCTGGCTCAGGCACCCTAATGCTTAATAACTTTGGCTCTATAGGAACAAATACTGATGGCTATAACATAAGCAATGAAGGAAGTGGTAGTGTTAATATCACTTCTTGGACTATACGTACAGGAAGTAATAATAAACTCCAAACCCTTACAGTAGGAGGAAAAAGTGCTAATTCTGTTATGGTTGGAAACCTTATAGTTGATCAAGGTAATCTTAATATGGATGAACTTAATGATATTAAAAATCTTGTTAAGGGAGTAAGTTTAAATAATATAAAAAAAATAAAAACTAATGGTGGTGGAGAAATGATATTAAACTATGATGCTTTAAGTGGAAAAATCTCTACAGACTTTAATCTTAATGCTTCTATTATAGGAGCAAGCTTTAGATCTTTAAATGCTTCTAGCATTAAAAGAAATGCTTTTGTAGATGGCTTAATGAATAATATGAATTTAAGTTTAACTTTTAATCCTAATCATTTTAATCTTAATACTAATCTTACTTTTAATGAAGATAATTTATATGCTAGTATTAATGATTATATACAAAGTGATATACAAACTTATACTCATGATAATATTAAAGAACATGCCTTAGTTATACTACCTTATTTTTCTTCTCAAAGTGTAGAACTTTCTTTAAATGAAAAAAGTAAAGGACATATTAAAGGTAATATACTTGCTTATTCTACCTTAAAAGAAAGTGGAACTTATAGTTTTTATGCAGGTTATGAAGATACTAAGATGAACTCTTATTATTTTGATGTAAAAAACCGTACTTATTATACAGGTATAAAATATTTTAATACCTTATTTTATACAGACAATAATCAAGAAGTCTATATTAAAGCTCAAGCTAAAGCAGCTTTTATTAAAAATGAGTTCTTAAAGAAAATAGCCAATAATGAAGCTAGTGCTAATCCTAATGCTTATACTTATGGAGGAGGTATAGATTTAGGAATGAATTTTATCTTAGGATCTCATATGCTTACTCCTCAAATAGGTTTAGGTTATGAAGGATCTTATATGCAAGCTTATAGTATAAAAGATATTAAAGGTAGGGCTAGTGTACAAAAAGGAGAAAGAATATATAAAAATATCAATAATCTTTTTTCTACTAAGGCTAGCTTTGCTTATTTTAAAGACTGGTTACCTTATTTAAAGACTTCTATAGAATTAGGAGCTAAACTTTATATGAATACTACTATACATACTAAAGCACGCTTTGGTACTATTAAAGTAGAAGATGAAATAAACTTAGCAAGAATACAAAGATTTGCAAATGCTTCTTTAATACTGCCTTTAAATCAAAGCTTTATTATGAGTATGAATTATAATGCTCAAAATAGTAAAGATGCTACTACTCATACTGCTTATGCTCAATTTAGTTATTTGTGGTAA
- a CDS encoding replication-associated recombination protein A, protein MNLALTFRPKHFHDILGQDELVEMFKKFIAMQKLPHSIFFGGAGCGKTTFARVVAKEFHLDFYEFDGGNFKLEELRKILDQYKNSLYKPLIFIDEIHRLNKSQQEMFLIPMENYRLILMGASTQNPYFVLSSGIKSRSMFFEFKALRSKELEILLWRVQEKIQFNIDKDAKEFLLKSSDARTMLNLLEFALILNDKEVHLHTLKKLQNTSNAPRMDLKDEHYVLISALIKSLRGSDVDAGLYYLARLIHIGESAEFIARRLVIFASEDIGNADPNALNLAVSSLKAVKSIGYPEARIILAQCVIYLASAIKSNASYKAINKALAYVKNHEALDIPNYLKNHDKEKQNYLYPHDFNGWVKQKYMSKDLKFYHSKGFGEEKRLLNNLNELKNFKT, encoded by the coding sequence ATGAATCTTGCTTTAACTTTTCGTCCTAAACATTTTCATGATATTTTAGGGCAAGATGAGCTTGTAGAAATGTTTAAAAAATTTATTGCTATGCAAAAACTTCCCCATAGCATTTTTTTTGGTGGTGCAGGTTGTGGAAAAACCACTTTTGCTAGAGTGGTGGCAAAAGAATTTCATCTAGATTTTTACGAATTTGATGGTGGGAATTTTAAACTTGAAGAATTAAGAAAAATTTTAGATCAATACAAAAACAGTCTTTATAAACCTTTAATTTTTATCGATGAAATTCACAGACTTAATAAAAGTCAACAAGAAATGTTTTTAATCCCTATGGAAAATTACCGTTTGATTTTAATGGGTGCTAGCACACAAAACCCTTATTTTGTTTTAAGTTCAGGCATAAAAAGCCGCTCTATGTTTTTTGAATTTAAAGCTTTAAGATCAAAAGAATTAGAAATTTTACTCTGGCGCGTACAAGAAAAGATACAATTTAATATCGATAAAGATGCAAAAGAATTTTTACTAAAAAGTTCTGATGCAAGAACTATGCTAAATTTACTTGAATTTGCTTTAATTTTAAATGATAAAGAAGTTCATCTTCATACTCTTAAAAAACTCCAAAATACCTCTAATGCACCAAGAATGGATTTAAAAGATGAACATTATGTACTCATTAGTGCTTTGATAAAAAGTTTACGTGGGAGTGATGTTGATGCTGGACTTTATTATCTTGCAAGATTGATTCATATAGGAGAAAGTGCAGAATTTATCGCTAGACGTTTGGTGATTTTTGCTAGTGAAGATATAGGAAATGCTGATCCTAATGCCTTAAATTTAGCTGTTTCAAGTTTAAAAGCTGTTAAAAGTATAGGCTATCCTGAAGCAAGAATCATTTTAGCTCAATGTGTGATTTATCTAGCAAGTGCTATAAAATCAAATGCAAGCTATAAGGCTATTAATAAAGCTTTAGCTTATGTAAAAAATCATGAAGCTTTAGACATTCCAAATTATCTAAAAAACCATGACAAAGAAAAACAAAACTATCTTTATCCCCATGATTTTAATGGCTGGGTAAAGCAAAAATATATGAGCAAAGATTTAAAATTTTATCATAGCAAGGGTTTTGGTGAAGAAAAAAGATTGTTAAATAATTTAAATGAGTTGAAAAATTTTAAGACTTGA
- the dapB gene encoding 4-hydroxy-tetrahydrodipicolinate reductase: protein MVNIGIYGAKGRMGKEIQACLKNEKEVKNLALYDKDGNLESFFKQSDVIIDFSSAEGTYKLLNYAKSKPKALVIGTTGLDEKTFHLMQNISELMPIFYATNMSLGVAVLNHLVSQASTMLKNFDIEILEMHHRHKKDAPSGTAISLAESAAKARNLDLKNVKISGRDGIIGERKEDEIAIMSLRGGDIVGRHTVGFYEEGEFLELHHSATSRATFAKGAIKIAIWLSKQKAKMYSINDFLGI, encoded by the coding sequence ATGGTAAATATAGGAATTTATGGTGCTAAGGGTCGCATGGGAAAAGAAATTCAAGCATGCTTAAAAAATGAAAAAGAAGTTAAAAACTTAGCACTTTATGATAAGGATGGGAACTTAGAAAGCTTTTTTAAACAAAGCGATGTAATCATTGATTTTTCATCTGCTGAGGGCACTTATAAGCTTTTAAATTATGCAAAAAGCAAACCTAAAGCTTTAGTGATTGGTACAACAGGATTAGATGAAAAAACTTTTCATCTAATGCAAAATATTAGCGAACTTATGCCTATTTTTTACGCAACAAATATGTCTTTGGGAGTAGCAGTTTTAAACCATCTTGTAAGTCAAGCAAGTACTATGTTAAAAAATTTTGATATAGAAATTTTAGAAATGCATCATCGTCACAAAAAAGATGCACCTAGTGGTACAGCTATAAGCTTGGCTGAAAGTGCAGCAAAAGCTAGAAATTTAGATCTTAAAAATGTTAAAATAAGTGGGCGTGATGGGATAATAGGAGAAAGAAAAGAAGATGAAATTGCCATCATGAGTTTAAGAGGTGGTGATATAGTAGGACGCCATACTGTGGGTTTTTATGAAGAGGGAGAATTTTTAGAACTTCATCATAGTGCTACTTCAAGAGCAACTTTTGCTAAGGGTGCTATTAAGATTGCTATTTGGCTTAGTAAGCAAAAAGCAAAAATGTATTCGATTAACGATTTTTTAGGAATTTAA
- the purF gene encoding amidophosphoribosyltransferase — MCAIVGVINSKNASTYAYYALFAMQHRGQEASGISVSNGNNIKTIKAKGEVNQIFNLDNLKTLEGELAIGHNRYSTAGNSSLNDAQPIAVNSVLGDLALAHNGNLVNKEEVRSKLIKDGVIFQTDTDTENVIHLIARSKKESLEDRLVESLKKCIGAYCFVLVSKNKLYVARDAYGVRPLSLGRLKDGGYIVASETCAFDLIEAEFIRDVKPGEVLIFTQGNNEFKSIQIGSKIARICAFEYIYFSRPDSIVEGKSVYEIRKKMGEALAKKFMHKVDFVVPIPDSGVSAAIGFAQYLKIPLEMAIVRNHYVGRTFIEPTQELRNLKVKLKLNPMHKVLQDKEIVVIDDSLVRGTTSKKIISLLRSAGAKKIHLAIACPEIKFPDIYGIDTPTFEELISANKNIEEVCQYVGADSLSFLSIEELIKSIGDEREYSLISFNGDYFIK, encoded by the coding sequence ATGTGTGCGATTGTAGGAGTTATTAATTCAAAAAATGCAAGCACTTATGCGTATTATGCGCTTTTTGCAATGCAACACCGCGGGCAAGAAGCAAGTGGTATTAGCGTAAGTAATGGCAATAATATTAAAACTATTAAAGCTAAGGGCGAGGTTAATCAGATCTTTAATCTTGACAATCTTAAAACCTTAGAAGGTGAACTTGCTATTGGACATAATCGTTATTCTACCGCGGGAAATTCAAGTTTAAATGATGCTCAACCTATAGCTGTTAATTCTGTTTTAGGTGATCTTGCTTTAGCCCATAATGGAAATTTAGTCAACAAAGAAGAAGTAAGATCAAAGCTTATTAAAGATGGGGTGATTTTTCAAACAGATACAGATACAGAAAATGTTATACACTTAATCGCAAGAAGCAAAAAAGAAAGCTTAGAAGATAGACTGGTTGAAAGTTTAAAAAAATGCATAGGTGCTTATTGTTTTGTTTTGGTAAGTAAAAATAAACTTTATGTTGCAAGAGATGCTTATGGAGTGCGTCCTTTATCTTTAGGACGTTTAAAAGATGGGGGTTATATAGTTGCTAGCGAAACTTGTGCTTTTGATCTTATAGAAGCAGAGTTTATTCGCGATGTAAAACCTGGGGAGGTGTTGATTTTTACCCAAGGAAATAATGAATTTAAAAGCATACAAATTGGATCTAAGATCGCTAGAATTTGTGCTTTTGAATACATTTATTTTTCTAGACCCGATAGTATAGTTGAGGGAAAAAGTGTTTATGAAATACGCAAAAAAATGGGGGAAGCTTTAGCTAAAAAATTTATGCACAAGGTAGATTTTGTCGTACCTATACCAGATAGTGGGGTTAGCGCTGCCATAGGTTTTGCTCAATACTTAAAAATTCCTCTTGAAATGGCTATAGTAAGAAACCACTATGTAGGAAGAACTTTTATAGAACCTACTCAAGAACTTAGAAATTTAAAAGTCAAACTTAAACTCAATCCTATGCACAAGGTTTTACAAGATAAAGAGATTGTTGTGATTGATGATAGCTTGGTACGGGGAACAACTTCTAAAAAAATTATTTCCTTGCTACGTAGTGCAGGTGCAAAGAAAATTCACCTTGCCATAGCCTGTCCTGAGATCAAATTTCCAGATATTTATGGGATTGATACTCCTACTTTTGAAGAACTCATTAGTGCTAATAAAAACATAGAAGAAGTGTGTCAATACGTGGGCGCTGACTCGCTTAGTTTTTTAAGCATAGAAGAACTCATTAAAAGTATAGGAGATGAAAGAGAGTATTCTTTAATCAGTTTTAATGGAGATTATTTTATAAAATAA
- the fliI gene encoding flagellar protein export ATPase FliI: MNLEKLRARLGKENLSAIFGEITKISATNIEIRGLKTRIGDIIKLVSSENENLNTLAMVVEIKDQTSYLSPFSFIEGFKIGDRAFISDAGMQIGVSDELLGRVVDPFMRPKDGKAPIEVSKYMPIMRTPIDAMKRGMIEEVFPVGVKTIDGLLTCGVGQKLGIFAGSGVGKSTLMGMIVKNSKAPIKVVALIGERGREIPEFIQKNLEGKLDDTVLIVATSDDSALMRKYGAFCAMSVAEYFKEQGKDVLFIMDSVTRFAMAQREIGLALGEPPTTKGYPPSVLSLLPQLMERAGKEEGKGTITAFFTVLVDADDMSDPIADQSRSILDGHIVLSRELTDFGIYPPINIQNSASRIMNDIISPEHKMWVRKFKRLNSILKENEVLLRIGAYQKGSDKELDEAISKKELMQKFLGQNPEESFTFEQTLELLSQIDAPINPVLNVNAGSTSATLPNPNTK; encoded by the coding sequence ATGAATTTAGAAAAACTGCGTGCTAGACTTGGTAAAGAAAACTTAAGTGCGATATTTGGAGAGATTACTAAAATTTCTGCTACAAATATAGAAATTCGAGGATTAAAAACACGTATAGGTGATATTATCAAACTTGTTTCAAGTGAAAATGAAAATTTAAATACTCTAGCCATGGTAGTAGAAATTAAAGATCAAACAAGTTATCTTAGCCCTTTTTCTTTTATAGAAGGATTTAAGATAGGAGATCGTGCTTTTATCAGTGATGCGGGTATGCAAATAGGTGTTAGTGATGAGCTTTTAGGGCGTGTGGTAGATCCTTTTATGCGTCCTAAAGATGGTAAAGCTCCTATAGAAGTTAGTAAATATATGCCTATTATGCGTACGCCCATTGATGCTATGAAAAGAGGTATGATAGAAGAAGTTTTTCCTGTAGGAGTAAAAACTATTGATGGGCTTTTAACTTGTGGTGTAGGACAAAAGCTAGGAATTTTTGCAGGGAGTGGTGTGGGTAAATCTACTCTTATGGGAATGATAGTAAAAAATTCTAAAGCGCCCATAAAAGTTGTAGCACTTATAGGAGAAAGAGGACGCGAAATTCCTGAGTTTATACAAAAAAACCTAGAGGGTAAACTTGATGATACAGTGCTTATTGTAGCAACTAGTGATGATAGCGCTTTAATGCGTAAATATGGTGCCTTTTGTGCTATGAGTGTAGCAGAATACTTTAAAGAACAAGGCAAAGATGTACTTTTTATCATGGATAGTGTAACACGTTTTGCTATGGCACAAAGAGAAATAGGGCTTGCTTTAGGTGAGCCACCTACAACCAAGGGTTATCCCCCAAGCGTTTTAAGTCTTTTGCCTCAACTCATGGAAAGAGCGGGCAAAGAAGAAGGAAAGGGTACTATTACGGCTTTTTTTACTGTGCTTGTTGATGCAGATGATATGAGTGATCCTATTGCTGATCAAAGCCGTTCTATTTTAGATGGGCATATTGTTTTAAGCCGTGAGCTTACAGACTTTGGAATTTATCCACCTATTAATATACAAAATTCTGCTTCAAGAATCATGAATGATATCATAAGCCCTGAACATAAAATGTGGGTTAGAAAATTTAAGCGTTTAAATTCTATTTTAAAAGAAAATGAAGTTTTACTACGCATAGGGGCTTATCAAAAAGGAAGTGATAAAGAACTTGATGAAGCCATATCTAAAAAAGAATTGATGCAAAAATTCTTAGGACAAAATCCTGAAGAAAGTTTTACATTTGAACAAACTTTAGAGCTTTTAAGTCAAATTGATGCACCCATTAACCCAGTTTTAAATGTAAATGCGGGAAGTACAAGTGCAACCTTACCAAATCCTAATACAAAATGA